The Verrucomicrobium spinosum DSM 4136 = JCM 18804 genome includes a region encoding these proteins:
- a CDS encoding type III secretion system chaperone, with protein sequence MTLEELVLSAAAALGNPGFQYTRDKTCDMVLANGLHLVIEPSRTEEAVHLYAVVGTLPSFDRGLFAETLLRAQLFHREVGEGCCFGLDDDTDEILLNRKLSIQNQGEESFLSALNEFANWASYWRDKLLTPPAAAPPGSASLNDFQMLRA encoded by the coding sequence ATGACCCTCGAAGAACTCGTCCTTTCTGCCGCCGCCGCTCTCGGAAATCCCGGCTTCCAGTACACCCGTGACAAAACCTGCGACATGGTGCTGGCGAATGGTCTGCACCTCGTGATCGAGCCCTCCCGCACTGAAGAGGCCGTCCACCTCTATGCAGTAGTGGGCACCCTGCCCTCTTTTGACCGGGGGCTCTTTGCCGAGACACTGCTCCGGGCCCAGTTGTTTCATCGTGAAGTGGGGGAGGGTTGTTGCTTTGGGCTGGATGATGACACCGACGAAATTCTGCTGAACCGCAAGCTGTCCATCCAAAATCAGGGTGAAGAAAGCTTCCTCTCGGCGCTCAATGAATTCGCCAACTGGGCCAGCTACTGGCGGGACAAACTTCTGACACCTCCCGCCGCCGCACCTCCCGGCTCAGCCTCCCTCAATGACTTCCAGATGCTACGCGCCTGA